The following nucleotide sequence is from Acyrthosiphon pisum isolate AL4f chromosome A2, pea_aphid_22Mar2018_4r6ur, whole genome shotgun sequence.
TTCGACGAACAAGCTCTGGGAACTCTCATTTCCGGTATCGATGCCAACCAAACGCTCCAGCACTTGTCCCTGGCCTACAGCCGCATCGGTGACGACGCCTGTCTATCGCTGTGCCGGGTGCTCAGGGACAAACCGAACGTCCGGTCGGTGGACCTGTCCGGATGTTCCCTGAGCCGTTCGTCGGCCAAGTCGGGTCTGCTGGACGTGATCAAAAAACAGCAGGTCAAGCGGCACGAAGAGTGCTGGGCGCACTCGCTGAGGTACAGGACCGCCAATCCGGATATCATGCACGGGCTGCGAAGGTTGACGCTCAACGACAACACCGCCATCGGCGACGCTGGAGTGTCCGACCTGTTCGAGTCGTTGAAAGACGACCTATACGTAAAGGCAGTGGACCTGCAGAATTGCGGGCTCACCGACCGCGGCGCTCAGTTGGCGCTGTCCACGTTGATGATCAACGACTCGCTGGTCGTGTTGGACGTCCGGAAAAATGCCGCCATATCGTCGGCCATGTTGGAGGCGATCATGACCAGGTTGTACGAGAACAACGTCAACAAAAAGGAGACCAAACAGTGGAAATGGACCAGGCTTGGACGGGAAAACATATTCGAATCGTCATGCACATTATTGGCTTAATATAGAGTCCGCcggaagaataaataaatatagaagaaAAAACCATACCTAATGTactgttcaatttatttttggcGTCTCCGGcattcgaatagtttatcgaCAGAGTTTAGAAAACAGATTTCCCGTGAAAagttaataaaagaaaataccgGAGAATTTCtgcttcttcttcttcttcttcaccACCCACCCTTGAGCTTAACAGTCCGGAAAATACGTTAATTCAATTCGACACACTGTTTGCTGTTAAAAGCTTTCAATTCTCTCTTTTTTTTCCTTAGGGTTCCAAAAGgcaatatatacacatatacacacacaaacacacacgacacacatTCATTCTCTCTTTTCTACTTCcattaatttatgttacaaaTCGAAAAGATAACACTATATAAGCTGCGCAATGCGCCAAGAAACCAATTCaagtttgtttattaaatataagctGATAAAAATCAAACCAAGAATTTCACACTCACCTTTATATTGCCGTCATAGGAAAAATCAACTATTTTTGGCAAGTCTTCAGTTGTCAGCTTTCGTATtagataaaacattaataatttttatttgttacacTAATATAATGTCAATTTGTTCTGTTACTTATTACGTGATCGATCGGCACAAAACAGTATTGAGCTCGTTTACTTAGAtttatgcgtacctatatatgcactacttataattattgtactgagttcattaaattattttctcgtTAAAATGTATGCATGTCgtattagatttaatttgaatagaagtttcaagttattatacaacttttgcaagtgttattgatttaaaatgtatttgattctATTATATCGacatactaaaaatgtataaacataataacaggtaaaaatattcatattacatataggtaatattggttacattgaaaaacaaacatatcgtcacaaaaattaataacttgcaCATTCGCACTACAATAATTTAGgcgaataaaaatgtaaaataactatttttatggtacggtatacaaaatatatactacaGTATATCATAGGATAAAAaaactcaattatttttaaatgccattccaaatttgatataaatttaaaaatgaaagaaCTGAAGCGTGGATATATAACCCGCTGTAGCGTCTTTCTTTTAGTAAACCCTCGTGTGGCCACTGCACACAATAACAGTGAATATaactacgtatattatatatatatataccatggTAACGTCTAATAGAAAAGTAAAACCTATATGAACACCGTTTCTCGATGATAAACAAAATTGGACGTGTCGTCTCCGACGTCCGTGTTTCCGGACGGACAACACAGCGATCCGGTGACTTACGGGATGAGAGATACAAACAACCCGGACCGGAACCAATTACCTACCCATCGTCGGACAGCACACCCTTCCACTTGTTTGCACAAGACGTGGCCTGGTTTCCTCCGT
It contains:
- the LOC100571137 gene encoding centrosomal protein of 78 kDa translates to MSVGHSSKSNDSRIFSSLGKKRRTSLSTIRSNESFEGSAKHNYGLIYTAVCCKYKTRPVPWVKCSAKTNSIEIVGDRMKAEDWQAAMEALMTDISTHHVRIRNKRYTEQLAKNYDTFAGVVEAPKNILAASTLYVVRLIATSVYEVMINTTALVCLELENVLFDEQALGTLISGIDANQTLQHLSLAYSRIGDDACLSLCRVLRDKPNVRSVDLSGCSLSRSSAKSGLLDVIKKQQVKRHEECWAHSLRYRTANPDIMHGLRRLTLNDNTAIGDAGVSDLFESLKDDLYVKAVDLQNCGLTDRGAQLALSTLMINDSLVVLDVRKNAAISSAMLEAIMTRLYENNVNKKETKQWKWTRLGRENIFESSCTLLA